A window of Tautonia plasticadhaerens contains these coding sequences:
- a CDS encoding DUF6900 domain-containing protein, producing MDDLHAQLTAIATKHLGIASLEARNADSLDFHSVACWSVKQALMEAYRLGQESTG from the coding sequence ATGGACGATTTACACGCACAGCTTACCGCAATCGCGACAAAGCATCTTGGCATAGCATCGCTGGAGGCTCGCAACGCGGATTCGCTGGACTTCCACAGCGTTGCTTGCTGGAGCGTCAAACAGGCGCTCATGGAGGCGTACCGGCTGGGGCAGGAATCAACGGGGTAA
- a CDS encoding ParB/RepB/Spo0J family partition protein, whose amino-acid sequence MTAQTIEVKKLSKSPLNVRRGSSSKSPLDEMKASILAHGLMQNLTAYPGKKGKYFVSAGSRRLEALQALIAEGQLPEDHAVPCLIVTEEQAQEMSLAENMVRLAMHPADEFEAFAALVEKSETAEQIGQRFGKTEKHVLQRLKLGRVAPELLEEYREGKLKLEVLEAFTITDDRKRQLKVYKQVKNGWQIHHASEIRSLLTDKMAKADSKLTAFVGLEAYQAAGGKTRSDLFGEDVYLEDMTLLHRLAGEKLEAEAEKLRADGWGWVEADFEGDYSTLSKFGRIQPVPLDAPADLMAELEAAKAEEQRIEDAIDATEDDDELESLYEQCRLAEEKREAVEEKLESFTDFDPEQKKLAGCFVRVVWGGRLSIDKGLVKPEDKKAAATAQASSDEEDSEESAPAKPALSQALIDDLKAYRTQVAQVAIAENPAIAFDLLVVTAARKVLTSQGGFDGANVSFNQSYPRPSGGEQTAAAARLEAIREALPLAWLREKTEAAQLAAFQRLDEADKHRILAYCTAMTLQPKLAPGAGKQRTVYDAALAQTGVNVAAYWRPTAANFFGRIKIGQLLEVGERVLGALWVSHRRNSKRAALVTQLNEAFAEPQTHGKTPEQVEALRQWLPEGMAFGAEEAKAVAEAA is encoded by the coding sequence ATGACTGCACAAACCATCGAAGTAAAGAAACTTAGCAAGTCCCCCTTGAACGTGAGGCGTGGCAGCAGCAGCAAGTCCCCGCTGGACGAAATGAAAGCAAGCATCCTCGCCCACGGCCTGATGCAGAACCTGACCGCCTACCCCGGCAAGAAGGGCAAGTATTTCGTCAGCGCTGGCAGCCGCCGACTGGAGGCGCTGCAAGCCCTGATCGCGGAAGGCCAGCTGCCGGAAGACCACGCGGTGCCCTGCCTGATCGTTACCGAGGAACAGGCACAGGAAATGAGCCTCGCCGAGAACATGGTGCGGCTGGCGATGCATCCGGCGGACGAATTTGAAGCCTTCGCCGCGCTGGTGGAGAAGAGCGAAACCGCCGAACAGATCGGGCAGCGGTTCGGCAAGACGGAGAAGCATGTGCTCCAGCGGCTCAAGCTGGGGCGTGTCGCGCCGGAACTGCTGGAAGAGTACCGGGAGGGGAAGCTGAAGCTGGAGGTGCTGGAAGCCTTCACCATCACGGATGACCGCAAGCGGCAGCTGAAGGTTTACAAGCAGGTGAAGAATGGCTGGCAGATTCACCACGCCAGCGAAATTCGCTCGCTGCTGACCGACAAGATGGCGAAGGCCGACAGCAAGCTGACCGCATTTGTCGGGCTGGAAGCCTATCAAGCCGCTGGCGGCAAGACGAGGTCTGACCTGTTCGGGGAGGACGTGTATCTGGAGGACATGACGCTGCTGCACCGCCTGGCCGGGGAAAAGCTGGAAGCGGAAGCCGAAAAGCTCCGCGCCGATGGCTGGGGATGGGTGGAGGCGGATTTCGAGGGCGATTACTCGACGCTCTCGAAATTTGGCCGGATTCAGCCCGTGCCGCTGGATGCTCCCGCCGACCTGATGGCCGAACTGGAAGCGGCAAAGGCTGAGGAACAGCGGATCGAGGACGCGATTGACGCGACCGAAGACGATGACGAGCTGGAATCCCTTTATGAGCAGTGCCGCTTGGCGGAAGAGAAACGAGAAGCTGTCGAGGAGAAGCTGGAATCATTCACCGACTTCGACCCCGAGCAGAAGAAGCTGGCCGGATGCTTCGTCAGAGTGGTCTGGGGCGGCAGGCTCAGCATCGACAAAGGGCTGGTGAAGCCGGAGGACAAGAAAGCCGCCGCCACCGCTCAGGCCAGCAGCGACGAGGAAGACAGCGAAGAATCCGCCCCGGCCAAGCCCGCCCTCTCGCAGGCGCTGATCGACGACCTGAAAGCCTACCGGACGCAGGTGGCTCAGGTCGCCATCGCCGAAAACCCGGCCATCGCCTTCGACCTGCTGGTGGTGACCGCCGCCCGGAAGGTGCTGACCAGCCAGGGCGGGTTTGACGGGGCGAACGTCAGCTTCAACCAGAGCTACCCACGCCCCAGCGGAGGCGAGCAGACCGCCGCCGCCGCACGACTGGAAGCCATCCGCGAAGCCCTGCCGCTGGCGTGGCTGCGGGAGAAGACCGAAGCCGCCCAGCTCGCCGCCTTCCAGCGGCTGGACGAGGCCGACAAGCACCGGATTCTGGCCTACTGCACGGCGATGACGCTCCAGCCGAAGCTCGCTCCCGGCGCTGGCAAGCAGCGGACGGTCTACGATGCCGCACTGGCTCAGACCGGGGTGAACGTGGCCGCATACTGGCGACCGACTGCCGCCAACTTCTTTGGCCGCATCAAGATCGGGCAGTTGCTCGAGGTCGGCGAGCGCGTCCTCGGTGCCCTGTGGGTATCGCACCGCCGGAACTCGAAACGGGCGGCGCTGGTGACGCAACTGAACGAAGCGTTTGCCGAACCGCAGACGCACGGCAAAACGCCGGAGCAGGTGGAAGCGCTGCGACAGTGGCTCCCCGAAGGCATGGCGTTCGGTGCGGAAGAAGCCAAGGCCGTGGCGGAAGCGGCGTAA
- a CDS encoding HNH endonuclease, translating into MQHKARRRKRFFSNQKGRCGYCEDGMRFPESGKPHPLDATFDHLIPRARWQGDKGSRSRNSNLVLCCRDCNEAKANMTPREFLRAIWLLGQLPDFEMMMLPSPPDGIPICLPGQPTAWLDGAAEMPPQEVMASVSSTVA; encoded by the coding sequence ATGCAGCACAAAGCACGAAGGCGAAAGCGATTCTTCAGCAACCAGAAAGGCCGGTGCGGCTACTGCGAGGATGGGATGCGGTTTCCGGAGAGTGGCAAACCTCATCCGCTCGATGCGACGTTCGACCACCTGATTCCCCGTGCCCGGTGGCAAGGGGATAAAGGCAGCCGTTCACGCAACAGCAACCTGGTGCTCTGCTGTCGCGATTGCAACGAAGCGAAGGCCAACATGACTCCGCGTGAGTTCCTTCGGGCGATCTGGCTGCTGGGCCAGCTGCCTGATTTTGAGATGATGATGCTCCCCTCGCCGCCCGACGGCATCCCGATATGCCTGCCTGGCCAGCCGACTGCCTGGCTGGATGGCGCGGCGGAAATGCCGCCCCAAGAGGTCATGGCCAGCGTTTCTTCCACCGTGGCATAA
- a CDS encoding TIGR02996 domain-containing protein: protein MPLSDAELALIAAIHADPRNDAPRLAYADWLEANGLGDEAKFIRVQCEQPYFSLITRDGIRPATDSGRIKFEDPERMEQAIELLGRIYPSERYPETRYYDEYRRGLPLYEEKLNDGNLRYSAAQIRADMSPLVRYRLHLETSRLADWLNHPIMQFVDVLRISPGWEDDDDVEDIRADDLRALAASPLIDRLEKLGLGVDMAPDAVELARSLERRVEVEYGDWTI, encoded by the coding sequence ATGCCGCTGAGCGATGCCGAGCTGGCCCTGATCGCTGCTATCCACGCTGATCCGCGAAACGACGCCCCGCGGCTGGCCTATGCCGACTGGCTGGAAGCGAACGGCCTGGGCGACGAAGCCAAATTCATCCGCGTCCAGTGCGAGCAGCCGTATTTCTCGCTCATCACGCGGGATGGGATTCGGCCTGCCACGGATTCCGGGCGGATCAAGTTTGAAGACCCCGAGCGGATGGAGCAGGCGATTGAGCTGCTGGGCCGCATCTACCCCTCAGAGCGGTACCCGGAGACCCGCTATTACGATGAGTACCGCCGTGGCCTGCCGCTCTACGAGGAAAAACTGAACGACGGGAACCTGCGGTACAGCGCGGCACAGATCAGAGCCGACATGTCGCCGCTGGTGCGGTATCGGCTCCATCTGGAGACTTCCAGGCTAGCCGACTGGCTGAACCATCCAATCATGCAGTTCGTGGATGTGCTCCGGATTTCACCCGGCTGGGAAGATGACGATGACGTCGAAGATATCCGCGCCGATGATCTGCGGGCACTGGCCGCCTCCCCACTGATCGACCGCCTGGAGAAGCTGGGCCTGGGCGTCGACATGGCACCGGACGCGGTAGAGCTTGCCCGCTCCCTCGAGCGTCGCGTGGAAGTGGAGTACGGAGACTGGACGATTTAA
- the mobF gene encoding MobF family relaxase, which yields MINATFPANAEAAIGYYGHAGTELEKVGEWQGKGAEKLGLSGAVDMADWRALVRGKAPDGTKLAQRLRDDRRVLLDLTLSVNKDTAVLLSLVDPRIEGVIQRANAVAMELAESYLDTRVKGLLGTETVQSAAMISAPFYHQITRAREPGYHIHNTIIALTPYKDRWYAPEFDRLVSNSDRIKRLFHSQVARGMRELGYQTELTKDNFRVVGFPDSIRREFSTGQGNIDHEQAMRETALSEQIRRTSDPVELRKLEGKLGFVKSPKGRAALAVQVREKKQRDLDPATLKADWWGRLTPEEANALQAVLRQASSREPSKLPDHSRQFFGQSVNRLSQQYGRVPEEDLFTDALKTGVGEVTLGGLRQTLEQSELLRVTVNGTPMVQTWENRQKEKELLAFARSGGIVWISGKPDAATVREAEQRAGKNPLWVKDAGSQPFAELHRLSQAAEAEQRRIVLQGLPPRNAPDGHTLRLLQEVAGLKPLDDKPLKPRSSVLKLLPKAWRESMQQHVGRLNRMHFFKSIQQEHAIDEQRTRAAKEQAERREAVWER from the coding sequence ATGATTAACGCCACCTTCCCCGCTAACGCTGAGGCTGCCATCGGCTACTACGGCCACGCGGGCACGGAGCTGGAGAAGGTCGGGGAATGGCAGGGCAAAGGGGCGGAGAAGCTCGGCCTGTCCGGTGCCGTGGATATGGCCGACTGGCGGGCGCTTGTGCGGGGAAAAGCCCCTGACGGCACCAAGCTCGCCCAGCGACTGCGGGATGACCGCCGGGTGCTGCTCGATCTGACACTCAGCGTCAACAAGGATACCGCTGTGCTCCTCTCGCTGGTCGATCCCCGGATTGAAGGGGTAATCCAGCGGGCAAACGCGGTTGCGATGGAGCTGGCGGAATCCTACCTCGATACCCGCGTGAAGGGGCTGCTCGGCACGGAGACGGTGCAGTCGGCGGCGATGATCTCGGCACCGTTCTACCACCAGATCACCCGGGCGCGGGAGCCGGGCTACCACATCCACAACACGATCATCGCCCTCACGCCGTATAAAGACCGCTGGTATGCCCCGGAGTTTGACCGGCTGGTATCGAACAGCGACCGGATAAAACGGCTATTCCACAGCCAAGTCGCCCGGGGCATGCGGGAACTGGGCTACCAGACGGAGCTGACGAAAGACAATTTCCGCGTGGTCGGCTTCCCGGATTCCATTCGGCGGGAGTTTTCCACCGGACAGGGGAACATCGACCACGAGCAGGCGATGCGGGAGACGGCGCTGTCCGAGCAAATCCGCCGGACAAGCGATCCGGTCGAGCTGCGAAAGCTGGAGGGCAAGCTCGGCTTCGTCAAATCGCCGAAAGGCCGGGCGGCGCTGGCCGTGCAGGTGCGGGAGAAGAAGCAACGCGATCTCGATCCGGCAACGCTCAAGGCAGATTGGTGGGGCAGGCTCACGCCCGAGGAGGCAAACGCCCTCCAAGCCGTCCTCCGGCAGGCGTCCAGCCGTGAACCCAGCAAGTTGCCTGACCATTCCCGGCAATTCTTCGGCCAGTCGGTCAACCGGCTGAGCCAGCAGTATGGCCGCGTGCCGGAGGAAGACCTGTTCACCGACGCCCTCAAAACCGGCGTGGGCGAGGTGACGCTGGGCGGCCTGCGGCAAACGCTCGAGCAATCCGAGCTGCTGCGGGTCACGGTGAACGGCACGCCCATGGTGCAGACATGGGAAAACCGCCAGAAGGAAAAGGAGCTATTGGCGTTCGCCCGTTCCGGCGGCATCGTCTGGATCAGCGGCAAGCCGGACGCGGCCACCGTCCGCGAGGCCGAGCAGCGTGCGGGCAAAAACCCGCTCTGGGTCAAGGATGCGGGCAGCCAGCCGTTTGCCGAGCTGCACCGACTGAGTCAGGCAGCTGAGGCCGAGCAGCGTCGCATTGTGCTCCAGGGCCTGCCGCCGCGGAACGCCCCTGATGGCCACACGCTCCGCCTGCTGCAAGAGGTGGCCGGGCTGAAACCGCTTGACGATAAGCCTTTGAAGCCACGGTCAAGCGTGCTAAAGCTCCTGCCGAAAGCATGGCGGGAGTCGATGCAGCAGCACGTTGGTCGGCTGAACCGGATGCATTTCTTCAAGTCCATCCAGCAGGAGCACGCCATCGATGAGCAGCGCACAAGAGCGGCTAAGGAGCAAGCTGAACGGCGTGAGGCCGTCTGGGAACGGTGA